Genomic segment of Arachis hypogaea cultivar Tifrunner chromosome 11, arahy.Tifrunner.gnm2.J5K5, whole genome shotgun sequence:
GGTGTATAGAGCTGTGAAGGAGGCAAGGGAGAGGAGGATGGGTAACGAAAGGTAACAGTACGGAAAATTGAGGGATTACTTATTAGAGATACATAGAAGTAACCCTGGGTCTTCTGCATTGCTAGACCTAATTCCTCAGCCTCAAGCACCCCCTATGTTTGACAAGTTGTATGTTTGTTTTGAGACCTACAAACGGGGATTCAAGAGTGGCTGCAGACCATTGATCCATCTAGATGGAGTATTTCTTAAAACATACCATGGGGGACAACTACTTTCTGCTATTGCACAGGATGCTAACAACCAGTTCTACGTGGTTGCATACGCAGTTGCAAGATCCGAAAACAAAGAATCATGGAAGTGGTTCCTAACATTATTACAAGAGGATATTGGTGATGTTGGCAACCATGGTTGGAATTTTATGTCAGATCAACAGAAGGTTAGTTCCCTTTTTGTCATTTCCAGTTTCTTTTCTCAGTCATTTACtggattatatatttttgtaaacaTGGCTTGATGCCTTCATTGTAGTTAGGGACTGCTACCTGCACTGAAAAAGGTAATGCTTAGTGCACATGTCAGAAACTGTGTGATGCATATGTGGAAGAATTTCATAAACCGATTCAAGGATCTGTACATAAGAGAAATAGTGTGGGACTGTGCAAGATGCACCACCATCTCTGAATTCAAGACAACCATAGAAAGACTGAAAGAAGTGAACAAGGATGCTTGGGCCTACCTTATGAAATTTGAACCTGTTACACGGTCCCAAGGTCAACAACCTAACAAATAACATGTGCGAGTCGTTTAACGCAAAGGTGGTGAAGTACAGATGCAAGCCCATACTCACAATGTGCGAGGAATTACAGTGCTATGTGATGCGGCGAATGGTTCAACACAAGAAACTTCTGGGGACTCATGAAGGAAAACTGGCGCCAGTGCAAGAGAAAAGGCTACAGAGGCTTATCAAACCAAGCAACAAATGGACAGCAGAGTGGATTGGTGATAACGAGCGCAAACGGTTTGAAGTCACTTACAAGGGATCCAAAGTTGATGTGGATCTGATCAAACACAGTTGCTCGTGTAACAAATGGCAACTCACTGGTTAGTCAAgttcatgaatttcaattttaacatgctatgcattttcttaatttaagCATGCTGTGAATCATAGTTGCtgtgaatttcaattttaatcaTAGCTGATGTTAACCATGCTGTGAGATTAACCATGCTGTGAATTTCTATTATAATCATTATGTGAATTTTTTGGGATTAACCATGCTGTCAATTTGGACATGCTTGGTGTGAATCTAATTAACATGTTGTGAATCTGCTGATATTAACCATGCTGTGAATTTCAAGATATTAGCCATGCTGTGAATTTCTATTAATTCttcatattttaatcatttttatgcCATTCTGTTGTTGTGAAACTACTGTCCTGCCGTGAAGGGATACCATGCATTCATGCTATAGCAGCAATAAAAAAACGGCATGATAAGCCCGATGATTATGTCCATCCATGGCTATGTATGGAGTCCATTAGAAAGACATACGAGCACTTCATCCAGCCAGTAACTAGTGAGGAATACTGGACAAGGTCTGAGTTTACTAAGCCTGCTCCACCTGTGTTAAAAAGGCCAATTGAACGTCCCAAGGTGCATAACAGACAGAAAGATCCAGCTGAGGCTGTTATTAATGGTGACAAGTTGAAGAGGAGTTTCTATGTCACATGTAGCAAGTGTGGTGAGAGAGGACACAACTACAAGACGTGCAAAGGGGCCCCATCCAACCCAAACTAGAAGCCAAAGACGAAAAAACCAAGGACAAAGCACAAGGACTCTCAATCACTAGTGGTTCTGCCTTTGTCCCATTCAGCCCCCGAGGAAGAGGTAGTCCTTACTTACTCAGGGATGTAATTGTCCTCCCGATAATAAACTCAGAGATTTAAGTGTCTATTATAGTTTTATTTAAGGTGTTATATGTCTGTATTTTATTGCTTCATGGttttaaatatcttattatataatgtGCTTCATTGGGTGTGTTTACACTAAGTGGATACATTTTATAAAATGCCTCATCTCAGAGTGTGGAAAAAGAGTCCCCCTGCTGCTACGAACCCTCCTTATGTTGAACAAAATTCTGCTAATCAATCAGTTGCTAATGAACTATGGATTTTGGTGgtatttcattgttgttgattgCTAGTTTCATTGCATTCACACTTGTTTCGACCTTCATGCAGGGTAATTCGAATGCAAACGCTGCACCATTCAGGACCCCAGCCCAGTCTTCATCTCGCCCTGCACCAAGACCATTTAGGCCTAAGCAAACAGTTAGGAGGAAGCCTTTGACAAATAAATCCTCGAAGCCTGTGCCACCTCCCCAGAGTGAACATCATCTCCCTTCTCCACAACAACCGACTACATTAGGAGCATCTCCACAAACTTTGGCAGCAGCAGGCAAAGCAACCCAACGACTGTTTAAGTTCATCCCCACTCCAGGACTAAATAAGCCAAGTAGTTAATGCTACATGTTTAGACTTTAGTCATGACATCAACATCTTTTTGGAAAATACTGTTGTTTTACAAAGCAACTCTTTTTGGAAACAATGTGATTATGTATAGCTTGCAGGCTTAACTTATGCCTTACTTTGGTAGTAGACATGTTATTGACTTCTTTTGTAATACATTAACAACTCTTTCATGAGATTAATTTATGCTTTACATATATAATCATATCTCTAAATAATTTTGCCATTAACTTGCTTAGGGCAATCACTTTGCTGAATATATCATAATTTAGCTTACAACATTTTTGTTCAAACAGCATACAACAAAATGGAAACTCATTCCATACTACATTACATCATTTTTTTACCTACTTTTCAGCCAAGTTTGGCAATAACAGAAGCAAAAATTACAAAAACCACTGCAAGAATAACCAAATACAGATTaacattcttcttcctctctagATGCAACACCTTCTTCTCCAAATCAACCAGTTTCTGTTCCACTACCTTCTTCCCCAGATACACTTTCAGATCATCAACCTCGTTCTTTGTAACAAACTTCTCAAGGACTCTTATTGTTGAAACATGGTCATCCAGCCATAAGAAGAACTTGCAGTGACTGGGATTTTTCAGCTGCATGTTCATCAttccaaaacaaacaaaacataacCAACTCCCGTATAATCAAACAGACCAAATAAAATCACTAACATACCTTAAAGAATGGACATCCAAAGAACAATCTATTGGGGTTCGTCATTGTCCTCGATTTGTACAATATGGTGTACACCCCGTATTTACACGTCGAAGCAATCTCGTCCTTCTCCTCTGCAGCTTCCATGCATTTCACGGTTGACGGCAGTAGAACGCGTCGTGTGCTGGATGAAGTCTTTTAACTGACACTAATTAAAAAGTAGTTTTAATCAAATTTCAGGTGAAGTCTTTTAACTGACATGGTGGAAATTCAATTCAACTACAGTCAATTTCAGGTGAAGTCTATTAACTGACACTAATTAAAAAGTAGTTTTAATCAAATTTGAATTAGGCGTGAATTATGGGGTATATTATGTCAAAGATGTAACCATCAGTGATAATAATAAAGCGCCGAAGTAGAAAGTATAAAAATAGTtatcaataacaataacaaagtgTCAAGAGACAATAAGATTGGAAATGGTTACTAATTTAAGTTTGAAAACTCGCAAAGATATTATAGAAGTAACTATCAATTGACATTAGGTTAGTTTATAAATAGAGTTTTGGATAAACATTGCAATTAGTTCAATTTTTTGGGAAAACacttaaaaacccaaaaatactctCAATCTTCCTAGCATCACAGGGtagaattgaaaattttaaataattcctCTAAAGTCTAAATTCAAACTTGtactttactttttatttttaattaaagttctttacttttatttgttctttttcattttcttcttcctttctcttttaatttctgtaTTTTACTTTACTTCTGAcaccttgcatgttttctttttatctttaattttacttttgaaaCTATAATTGAGACCTTAAAACACCCACAAGAGGAGTCGTTTCCGCTCTTTGAATTAAGATTGTGAAACAAAACtcgaaaattattaatttatttattgttaccAATGAAAAAAAATCGAGTAAAACACCCGCAAAGGAATGATACCTCTTGGTCCAACTTGAGGAGTTTTGATCGTCCTTCTTTGCTAACTCTTTATCTTTAGTGGGTGTTGGTTCTAGGGTTTGGTGGGGCTTTCTCAACTGTGTTGTTTCTTTCacattgatgtacttttcagcatGTTCTTGCATATCTATCATGGAGATCGGATGACGCTTGGAAATTGATTGTGAGAAGGGTTCCTCCCATAAGCCATTTACGAGTCCCATAAAGGCTGCCTCTGTCGGCAGGCTCAATATCTCCAAACAtactttattgaacctttccatatacgCTCTCAATGATTATCCTGACTCCTGTTTTACTCCTAACAAAGTCAGGGTGTGCTTCACCTtgactttataaatgaaaaataagtcaAAAGAACTCTTAACCAACTTATATCAAGTTACCGACCTTTAAGTAAATTATCGAAACATTCTTAGGCCACCTTGGTCAAGGTGGTCGGGAAAGCCTTGCACCGTGTTGGGTCAGTGGATCCAACTAAATACATCTGGAGTATAAAGTTACTCAAGTGATGGCGAGAGTCGGTTTATCCGTTATATAGCGTTATTTCCAAGgttttaaagtcttttgggacttAAACTCGCATAGTATCCTCTAAGAACGAATCTTCGCTGCTATAGTAGCAGTCAAATTTGTGGTTGTCATTTTGAGCTTTTTTATTTCAAAGCTCGGCTTCCAACCTCTAGAGCTTCTCGTTTGCCTCCCCTTGCTATTGCAGTTCCTGTAAGAACTGTTACTCTGC
This window contains:
- the LOC112721760 gene encoding uncharacterized protein, which codes for MCESFNAKVVKYRCKPILTMCEELQCYVMRRMVQHKKLLGTHEGKLAPVQEKRLQRLIKPSNKWTAEWIGDNERKRFEVTYKGSKVDVDLIKHSCSCNKWQLTGIPCIHAIAAIKKRHDKPDDYVHPWLCMESIRKTYEHFIQPVTSEEYWTRSEFTKPAPPVLKRPIERPKVHNRQKDPAEAVINGDKLKRSFYVTCSKCGERGHNYKTCKGAPSNPN